The Lacticaseibacillus rhamnosus DNA window CGGCCGCCTTTAAAGTTGCCCTCTGCAAAGTTTGCAGGTGCGTTGTTTGTAGATGTGCCGGATTTGGTTTTCACAGTAGGTTGTTTGCCGTTGGTTCCAGCTGGCGGCGTGCCGCCCTGACCTTGACCATTACCTGGGCGACCACCACCATTTCCGCCAGGTGGCGTACCGGTTGTGCCCTTTGTGCCGGTTGGTGGATTTCCTTTAGTGCCAGTCGGTGCCGTGCCGGTTTTGCTATTATTGCCTTTGGTCGCCCCAGATGTCGGGTTCATTTCACCAGTCGCTTTGGTCTTGCTGTTGCCCATACCGGGGAAGGCCGCACCGGTACCGGTTGTTTGGCCCAATAATCGTTCAGTACCGTTATAGCCAAAAGCCAGCTCCATTTCTGAATTCGTTTGGGAACTGCCGACATAGGGCCGCTGGCTGGCGGCGGTTGAGTCCACCTGTAGTGGCCAGGCAAGTGTCATGACAGCCATCGCAGCTAATGCAATCCCCAGTGTAGCCAATCGGCGCCATAACTGCTGCTTTGATGCAAGCCAGAAAAAGAGTAATAAGGCTGGCAAAATCATGAACGCTTGGAGCATTTTAATGTTGAACGAGACCCCGATCAAAGCAAAACTCATGACAACCAGCCAGGGCTTACGGTTGGTGATTGCTTTCATCAGGCACCAGCTGGCGAGCAGCAGAAAGAACTGTAGTGTGGCGTCCATGTTATTTGTTCGGGAATCCGCGACAACGATGGGCGTTAAGGTGAGTGCCAATGCAGCTAAGCGGGCGGCCCAAACATTAAAGCGGGGTTTGATCATGTTATAGATTAGCGCCACGCTGCCGATGCCAAACAAAATTGAGGGTAAAACAACTGACCAGCCGTGAACGCCGAAAATTTTGGCGGAAATGGCCATGAACCAAAGCGCTACCGGTGGTTTGTCAACGGTGATAAAGCCAGCGGGATCAAATGCGCCGTACCAGAAATTGTGCCAACTTTGGATCATACTGGTGATAGCAGCCGTGTAATAATCATTAGCGTTTCCTGCTTCCCAGATATTCCAGCTGTAAAGAAACGCAGCCAGAACGAGAATGCCAATGAGCCACCAATCAAGGGTCCACTGTTTAATTTTTTTCATGTGCCGTAACTCCCTTTTCTCGAA harbors:
- a CDS encoding ArnT family glycosyltransferase; its protein translation is MKKIKQWTLDWWLIGILVLAAFLYSWNIWEAGNANDYYTAAITSMIQSWHNFWYGAFDPAGFITVDKPPVALWFMAISAKIFGVHGWSVVLPSILFGIGSVALIYNMIKPRFNVWAARLAALALTLTPIVVADSRTNNMDATLQFFLLLASWCLMKAITNRKPWLVVMSFALIGVSFNIKMLQAFMILPALLLFFWLASKQQLWRRLATLGIALAAMAVMTLAWPLQVDSTAASQRPYVGSSQTNSEMELAFGYNGTERLLGQTTGTGAAFPGMGNSKTKATGEMNPTSGATKGNNSKTGTAPTGTKGNPPTGTKGTTGTPPGGNGGGRPGNGQGQGGTPPAGTNGKQPTVKTKSGTSTNNAPANFAEGNFKGGRGTGGGAAGGRGGGAFSIGNAGPLRLLQSDLGPQISWLAPMAIIGFISAFAYYLDRKRKWYQTTSQQNHLLFWLGWLVPVAGFFSIASFFHPYYTIMLAPPLAALFGIGTVTMFNQFKLSFKHWQSWLLPLALAATTALQTWYVSLYYQWQPILVVIAGVIGLALLFIARTKTWRKSALGVAIAAILAAPGFWSLTPTLAGSSSGIPTAGPTLLTSGGNSGGIGSGSVNSGLLKYVEAHQGNAKYLFATSNASTAAPYIIKSGKAVMAIGGFNGTDPAITLKQFKALVKSGDMKYYLSSGRAGNSKIEAWVEKVGKKVAASKYGSKTTTNAQNNHGGRMAMGGMGSGTLYELDASMVK